The Prunus dulcis chromosome 5, ALMONDv2, whole genome shotgun sequence genomic sequence AAGGGTTGCCTCTGGGTAGTTTGAGCTCTAGGGGACGAAGAACAAGACTTGTATAAGTAGCCATTAGTATTGGTTTTTGGGAGAGAAGGCGATGGCGGCCTTTGTATGAGACACTTTCGtattttgaggttttttttttcttcatttttctgttcattttttaaaatttatataaggTGATTACTTGAGCACCAaggattttttaatttttattttgtcaaaaaccaatgatttaattaatgaattttttttaaattttttttatcaggCTTATCTTCGAGATGGAAGATATAGCAAGCTAGTAATTCGTATAAATCGACAGatttaataagaaaatgagCATAATTAATTTGAATGATGCGAATAATCTactaatttataattaatttaataaggAAGTGTCCAattatctttttattaaaactgTTGATCTTcaaggaaaaggaaataatTAAGTTAAATCGACAGATAAGATGATCATAAATCAAACTAATCAGTCAGTCTACTACAACCAGCTTCTGAAACTTTTTACTAGAGATGGCTGATTCCATGAATTGGTCGGGGCTAATTTCTCCACCATTCTCCAAGAACAACTTGATCAAATTGCTGGACAAGCCACTCAAAAGCGTCACCCCTGGTTCTGTGGAAGGCATCACCGGCCTAGACTCATGGTCCAAACTTTCGAACCTCCAAAACACTATGTGTGGCACCGCAGTCCCATACCCTTTCTCCTTAAACTTGCTCTGTATTGCCTCATAATCAGTCTTCCAGCTGTTGCTGGAAACATCTTCAAAGTGTTTGTATTCTGTGAGCACAAATACCTTTTTGATCATCTGCTCTGGCTTCAAATTCCCATTCACAGCCACttccaaaatcaaatcaaacaccTTCTGAAAATCAAGGTTCTGGTCCTTGTGCATATTGCTGACAAACTCGCACTTGTTCATAAGATTATTGCCTTGTATAAAGTGTAGCCGAGGCGACTCACTAAAATTGATCACCTTTCCTTTCCATGGCTCTTGATTCAGTTCAGACATCAAAAGCTTTTTTCATCTAGTAGGTTGAAGATGAGCTTGAGGGTGGTTAGAGGATTGTGGGACCATGCCAGGCCAGCGGCAGCATTTGCTTGAGATATGTACAGGAGGCCTCCACCTCGGCCTTTATCTCTGatatcttcttttctttgacgCTGAAGTCTTTATACTTGGATGGTTCCACAACTCTGAAAAAGAGATCAAGGCAGGGGTTACCATAAATTGGGAAGAGATTTGGGGGTCTCATTGTTGTCGTGGCTGCGGCTGCGGCTGCCTCATTCTCGAAATTATTGGCAACCACGAAACGGTCTCTGATCAGCTCTGGAGGACCAGCAAGAGTTGTATAAGGAGCCATCAATCTGGCTGTGAGCTTTGAAATATTGTTGACgtggtttttgtttgctttgacAACCGAGATGAGTTTGGCCATTTTCAGTGCCTTCATTAAAACAATGATTGGGAAAACGCCGGCTTTAATATAGAGGCTCAAATTCAATGGTTTACTTGCAACTCAAGCACTCCAACTATAATTTTCTGAATTATTGTTCGATATCTAGGTGAATATCCTAAACATTTGACTAGTTGGTGACTTTTAAATGTCTCCATTGGGAAAACGCCCGTTTGGTGTgaattaatgtttttttttttttttttttccaaaatggtgacatttaatattattatttgtttcttttacaatcaatcaatttgatttttttggcaatatattcaattttcattCCATCAATTGTTACATTTAATGTTCTTATTTGAAGATGAGCTTGAGGGTGGTTAGGGGATTGTGGGACCATGCCAGCGGCAGCAGTTGCTTTAGATATTTATAGGAGG encodes the following:
- the LOC117628431 gene encoding uncharacterized protein LOC117628431 translates to MSELNQEPWKGKVINFSESPRLHFIQGNNLMNKCEFVSNMHKDQNLDFQKVFDLILEVAVNGNLKPEQMIKKVFVLTEYKHFEDVSSNSWKTDYEAIQSKFKEKGYGTAVPHIVFWRFESLDHESRPVMPSTEPGVTLLSGLSSNLIKLFLENGGEISPDQFMESAISSKKFQKLVVVD